taaagtaatattcggtaatatttcacaaaaaatttatttattttcattttattttgaaattcatttaatgttaaaattttaatttttatttaaatgttaaaaaaaaattaattaaaataaattaaaaaatatttttagagaaaattaatatttatttttagaaaaaaattaagaagtaaATTACTcctgatttttcatttttgaaaaattttaagatatttcgCTATCTTaccagaataaataaaatttttaatttaaatatttttttgtaaaagaaatttttaatttaaaaatttttttttactaagctattttgaaaatttaaaaaaaattaatttaatatttttttagtttgatttaaaaaaatattttaaattttttaattaaataacatagcaaggaaaaaaaaattatacttacGAAAATCCTCAATTTCTGTTGAAATTCAACTCAAAATCTCGATCAAGCAAATTCTCCATTCATTGAATCTCTCAATTCATTCAATTCTCccattttttgttcactttGCGTTTCATTCTctctgttattatttatttttcatacacgACAATGTCTCGTCGAGTATTCCGCATACCATCAGTCCTCTACTTGATGCTCTTCAAACAACTCGCAGTTGTAGCTTCTACTACAGAATAATCAAAACAATTATCTTCTCGTGATTTTTGTACGTTTTTGATTATTTCCGAACCGAAATTGTCATCATTAGTGCCTAAAACTGATTTTTCAGCTGATAAGAAGATGTCAGAATATGAATATGTTGTACTAACTGGTAAGTAAAGCCCGAAAATCCTCCATATGGAGTCGCAAAATGGGTTAGTAGAGGCGTttattgtgtgtttgtgtgggaATTGTCTGCAATTAGAGAGAATATGTGAGTGAAGTCgcataaaaaagtaacaaaagttatgaaagaATAGTGGATTACGCAGCAAATCCGTTATTtctacacaaaatttttaatttttttgcacggtttgatattgattttcattaacagtaaaattttatttatagttaGTGATTCGTGTTACCATGGTTCTGCCACAGACAAGAGCGGCCCAGCGTTGGAGGAGTTGCTGAAGCAAAATTTCGGTGCCACGAAAATTTTGCGGGGTGTTGTGCCTGATGAAGCGAGCAAAATTATCGtaagttttgattaaaattttgaattttatcgcaaaaaattaaagattacgacgtttatcttattttttgcacAGGAAGTCCTCTTAATATTCGCCGATGAGCAAAAAGCGAACGTTATTATAACAACCGGCGGTACAGGATTCGGTCCGCGAGATGTCACGCCTGAAGCGACGCGTCAAGTGATCTACAAAGAAGCGCCCCAACTCGCTTACTTGATGATCGCTAATCAAATGAGCAACTTGGGAGCTgataaaaagaacaaaatggTCGCTTTATCGCggtaaatgataatttttcaaacaaaaatcttttaatttacctgaaaaattcactttttcagGGCCGTTTGTGGAATTCGGAATCAAACGTTGATCATAAACATGCCGGGAAGTGTAAAAGCTGTCACGGAATGCTTCGAAGCCATCAAAGAAATCATTCCGCATGCCGTTCAGCTGATCGTGAATGACTTGTCGAACGTTAAATCGACTCACGAGTACGTTCAAAGCGCCGGATGTCATTCGCATCGTCATCACCATCACGGAATTCATCATCATACGCATGTGTGTCCCAATAAAACTAACACGGGCGCTAAAGATGATCGAAATTCCGAGTATCCGATGATCGAAGTTGATCGTGCGCaggatattatttttgaaaataccaATAAATTTGCGCCGGTTCAGTCGTTTGCGTCGGGAGTTGACATTCCGCCGTTTCGGGCATCGATTAAGGATGGCTATGCGGTCAAAGCTAGCGGAGGAAAGGGAGTTAAGAAGGTTTTGGGATACATTAATGCGGGAAATAAGGTaagattttgaagatttttgatgaatatttgaaagtttttttttaaataatatagtaaagaatttaaaaaatataccagaaaaaattaaaaatcaatcattttttaaataatttaaatttaaagacaaatattacaaaaaaattcaaaatatccatacagaaatattaaaaagtttcagaattaaaaaaaaatatataaaaaaattaaataaaaatattaaattaaataaaaaaaaaaatataaaaaaaaattaaaagattaacaaataataattaaaataaaataaaaataaaaaaatataatgaaaaataaaataattttaattaaattaaaaaatatatatattaaagaatattaaaaaattaaattttagatttaattttttaaattttttatttttattatataaaaaatatatattaaaaaaaaataaataaaaaaaaaattaaagaaatataaagaaaaaataaaaaaaaaaatatttttcaaaaatttataaataattattttttttttagataaacacGAGCGAATTAAAAGACAACGAGTGCTTCAAAATCAACACAGGAGCACCTGTACCAGCCAACTGTGACGCCATTGTCCAAATCGAggacacaaaattaataaaagaggAAAACGGCATCGAGAAAGAGgttgaaatattaattcaacCCACAAAAAATCTCGACATAAGGTgcttgccaaaaatttttacatctaaatttttaatttttaatagctttttagtagaattttatgatttttatttgatattttagtaaaattagtttttttttttgtaaattataaaGGGACGTTGGTACCGATTTGAAAAAAGCTACAAAACTTTTTGCACATCGACGCCCCTTGAGCACTGTAGAGCATGCCATACTTGCCTCCGTAGGACAAATAGCTGTTTCTGATTGGGTAATTtacaacttttcaatttttttcttgacaaaaatttaaaaaaatattttttttagaaacccCGCATCGCAGTCTTCTCCACGGGCGACGAACTCCTCACCCCGGAAAGTTCCCCAGTCGAAGGAAAGATCTTTGACTCCAACACCACAATGATAACGGGACTCCTGAAAGACTTTGGCTTCGATGCGACCCTCACACGAATTCTGTGCGACACAAAAGAAGATATCGAACTCGCGATAAATGAAGCGGAAAAACTCGGATGTCACGCGATCATCAGTAGCGGCGGCGTTTCCATGGGCGACAAAGATTACATCAAACCGATGCTACTCGAACGTggtttcaacataaaattcgGTCGAGTCAACATGAAACCCGGCAAACCGATGACTTTTGGCTTCAACTCGGAAAAACGCATCCAATTTTATGGTTTGCCCGGAAATCCCGTGTCAGCATTTGTTACTTTTCATCTTTTTGTGCTTCCGGGCTTGAGGAAAATGAGTGCGGATGAAGATGAGGAAGCGAAAGTACGACTTCCGATCATCACAGTCGAGCTACTGAACGAAAAATACGTTTTGGATTCGAGACCTGAATATGCAAGAGCCTTGATCGTctcgaaaaatggaaaattatacGCAGAAATCACGGGAAATCAAATTAGTAGTCGACTGATGAGCGTCATGAACGCCGATGTGTTGCTGCATTTGCCGGGAGCGACGGAAGAAAGACCCGCAGTTACGAGGGGAACAATTCTAAAAGCCAGTGTCTTGAAACATGATTTTATTAGTCGTTATGAGTAGTGAAAATTTcatggaataaaattttttccaacattttttaccgtttatttttttgaatgtttgcAACTTTGTTGCATGACGtcgttgcaaaaattaaaaaaaaaattaatttatttatacgaaatttattcaaaaggcTGAACctttctctttctttttttgcactaaaactaacagacaaaattttttctcgaaaaaagtGTGAATTTTGACTGAAtacacttaaaattattaaattaatacgaAAGAAATGTAAAGATATTTATACAGTTTGCATGGTTTGTCGAACTGTGTCCTCTTGCTTGGTGAATCTAAATGAGTTGCGGCATGGCAAATTCAGTTGGAATTTTGTATTTGGCACTGAGAGAGTGTAAGTCTTGTGTGGACGGGCATCCCATAATGCTTTTTCAATGGTGTTTAACTGGCCAGTGGTCAAAATTTGGGCAGAATACTGCGTTGGCATGTTGTCGCTGATGTTTTGgcctgaaatataaaaattaatttaaaataatttaattaaaaaaaaaataaattaaattttaattagttattaatttgaaattatttcaacttattaataaaaatttaattaaaattaatttttattttaaaatatccgcTTTCATgttatttagtttaataaacttaagaattttaatgttaattattaatattttttataaatttaaagtttaatttttataaattcttttttctttttctaatttctcttcaaaggaaaaatttaataatttttaattttaattttaaaaattaaaatatgtattaattttctgagttttagttatcaaaatattaaaattttcatttatttaatttttttaaataaaatcttcaaaaaattatccttcaaaatttttaaatatttatttttcaaaaatttaaaaaacttaaaatgaattttattagattttattaaaaaaaattaaaattttattataaattattttattttaattttttaaagtttttaatttaaaaattatttttttatgaaaatttttgtatttaaattttattaaaaattatttatttttttttataaaattaatttaatttaaaaaaaattctaaagtaaaaatttataaatatttaattaattttttgaattatttcagaaattttctcaaaaagtcttttaaaaaatcattcctAAGTTTTATGTTCGAAATAACACGcgcttttcattaaaatttaagataaaaaatcttactttgtGGAATTGGTGCCCTGAACAAAGACTCCGCAGACAATCCATGCGTATCTAATGTGACAACACTGACCCCATATGGCTTAAGTTCTTCGCGCAGTGCATCAGCGCATCCTTCAACAGCGTTACGTGATGCTGCAAATGCTGTTAATCCATCTCCAACGCTTCCGGAtcccaaaaatatcaaacgaCCTctgtttttgtacaaaaaaaaattaataaaaacttttttttaatgcattttaaattttttacctcgtCGGTCTCAACAATCCAATGAAAGCACGTGCCGTTCTCAAGCATCCCATGAcgttatttttgaacatattttcCCATTGAGCGCTGTCCTGCAAGTCAATCCGTCCTTTGTGCACGGAACCAGCATTATTGATTACCGCAAGAATTCCGCGTTCATTAGCACTCATATAAGCTCCCATCGATTCAGCAGCTTCTCGCATGATGTCTTCGCGTGTCACATCGATCTTCATGGGGACAATTGTTCCGGGGAGTTTTTCCTCCGATGTCGAGCTTTCGCGTTCTTTGACCCAACGTTTGAGAAGTTTTGCGGGCAACGAGTCATGGGGATCCTTTAAGCCGGCAAAAACGCGCAATCCACGACCCGCGAGGAAAGTACAAAGTTGCAAGCCGAGAGCGCTATCGGCACTCGTGATGAGAATGGAGCCGAGTTGGGGACCCATCGAAGTCACGCGAGTTCCCTTTACCTTGCATAGCAGGTAGAGCAATAAGGCACCAGCGATCGAGAATAAGGCCAGCAACTGGATTGTTAGTACGAGTGCTGTTTGGGGATCCATCGAGATTtaattctgaaataaaaaaaaagttaaaaatattttttaatgaaaaaaattttataaaaaattaaaatataattaaattttataatttattattatttttaatatttattatttaattaattatttattaaaaaattaaataaatgaaaaataataaaaattaaaaatgaacaatattaataattttaaattaaataattgaaaataaaaattcataaatttttgtttaataattttttattaataaattaaaaaaaaattatttatatattttttttatttttttaaatttaattatttaaaaaaaatttaatttattttacaattaaattttataatttataattaatatattaaaattaaaaatattaattaaaaataatattaattaataattaataatattaatttaaaataatcatatattaaaaaaaaaatcataataataaaataaatttatttaaataattattttattaaaaaaataaaaaataatttaaatttttaaactaaaaaaaaataacaacggaAGAAAGTCTGATAAAATATCTCACGTGTATCCGAATAACGGagacactttttttaattgtttataaaaacaCGACATCAAAGACGTCATGCACTCTTGTACAACATAACAAggcatctttaaaaaaaatatttaaatggaaTTGTAGTGAAGTGATTAATTAAGATTCAATCAGTTTTACTTTCAATCGTTTCCGCTTTTTGTTTgtgcttcgtttttttttctattttaatttcagcTTGATAGACGTTGTTGTTTGCtgcatttgtttttaaataaataattgctattattattcaatatatATTCAAATGCAGACAAATTTGTAAGTGAACGGCGGCGTAAGTGTTGTctgattgtttttatttttatgagaatcCGCGATATGAATCTTCCATTCTCTTTACGacaatttttctaacaaattaaaattatttaatattttttacataaaaatctaatttcacATAACAAAGCTCACTTTGCAAttagtttttcttttgtgccaataaacttaacttttttccATACATGGTTAACACACATTATTATTGTCTCATGtgattaatagaaaataatagaaaaaaaagttttaacataACATTAGCTCTCTTTTAACACAACTTTTTACTTGCCTTCAACAGATAATTATTACATGTATAAAATCGCTTTTAATCACTTACTTTGTTTGGTGTGTTTATCGAATGCAGAGCAagaaagaaagagagagaggtAATTGTGTTGCACTTTTTGTattatgtttttgaaaaaaataatagtaaaagTACTTCCCTATTATTATCAAGTtataaaaaaggcaaaaaactgcATTTATCGATAATATGTAATGTAATGTAGGTATTTAGTCGACAAATAATGTAACAACAAAACATTGTCCAAGCGTGTATTTGGCGTTGAATGAGTTTCGCaagcttttgtttatttttttttagcttattGTTTGTTCTGCAATAATGAGTTTCAAAGCGATTGACAAAGGTTCCTTGTTGGTTGGaattagaaagaaaaatattgagacatttttttaaataattttttaactaagctcagacttatttaaatttaattttaaaattaaaaaaataattttaaataaatttaaaaataaatataatttcaaaggattttaaaaaattaaagctccaaaatttaaaaaaaaataatattaggtAGTTAATTTaacgattaatttttgaaaaaaaaattaattaaatttaatttaaataaaattttatataaaataaattatttttataaatttaaactaaattttattaatttttaataaaattttacttttaattttaatatcaaataaataaataaaataaaaagaagatgATTCAATGccggaaatacaaaaaaattcgcatttgactaaaaaaattaatttataatcagaaaaatcttttaaatgcGTTTTAAATCCTAATGCCTTcaaaatttaccgtttttgAAGATGCATTGCCAAAACAATTTAAACTTAAGAATTCCTACGCAGTTGATTAGAGCGGAtacatcaaacaaaaatctgTCATTGAAAAAAGTTGCACGTTGGTCACGAAAAGTTCTATCTACCTATTCTAAAAAACGATGTTTGTACATATTCGATTTTGGTAAATAACAATCGTCTCCATACTGagttaacttttaaataaatattacgtAACTAAACACTTGACAATGTTAAAAGATGATTCATTTTGTATCTAAAAAGTTGCAGTTTAACGTTTATTAGcgcatttataaattattaagttttattccggtatatctaaaaaaaatttttttacacctacaaatttttaagttcatttttttggtttgattaaaatttaaatattaaaaaaataaaaatttaataaaataaaaataattaaaaaatatcaataaataaaaataaataataataaaatttattttattttataataattattaatttattaaattattaaaataatatttatttaaatttttataatttttttcaagacgattaaaaaattaaaaatcaaaattataaaaaaataagaattaaatataaaaatttaattcaagaaaaaaatatttaaaataaaaaaaaacttgataaaaaacttttttatatccATCCATAaactcataaattaatttcttacagTAGCACCCATCACGTACAaattactaattaaaaaatgtttcgctTTCAATTCCTTGTCCATTTCCTTTTGCGAGTTTCCAGTACAATTATTTCGTTACTGCAATcgatcattatttttgttttattttgatacATGAAACCAGCTACACacgatcattaaaaaaaatttcgcaacaTCTATCGATCGATCGATTGAACGAATGGCGGCAGGTGGTTTGGCTTACTAATGAGAATGTTACTTTGCTTAAACTTGTGTCGCTTTTTAACGTGAAACTcgtttattattactattacagTTTTCGATGTGGTTTCGAATATGGCAAACTCGTGTTGTACTATGTGCAACCTAATTTCGGTTTTGTTTCTTCGTACATtagaaagtcaattttttttaaataaaattttgctttcttGTGTGTCTGATCGGAACAATTTAATGCATGTCGATCATGTATTTggcattaaaatattgtttatacACAAATTTCATGTCAAACATGTGTTTTCAAAGTTTTGATCATTTGGAGCAAAGCAGCGCTTGGAGCGATAAACGTTCGATCTTCGGGTTAAATGTTGTTGTGAATgtctaaaaatgtaaatttttgatgcatttcTTTGATTAcgtatcatttttatttatttattattgctttttttattatgtatcaCGTCTTTTTATCTCCATTGTTACCATTTGTGGAAAGCGATATATTTTGTCTGAATGTGTAACAaagcactaaaaattttatgctgttttgaatttccttttctttccaataaaatgcaaaaaaacaaGTAACAATTGCTCAGTCTTTGAAGCATTTACAACACATGACTTGACTGGTTGGAGCCCACAAATGCagcataaaattacaaaaaaatgtattggaatgaataaatttcaccatttaatattttgtgaacACAGCGACaagataaatgcaaaaaataaaataaatattaaaaaaatgcatttgttaaaaaaaaaataaaatattattaaaattatatttttataattttttaaattaagatttaatatttttccttaaaattttcgagattctttaatttttacaaagaattttttacaattttcacttttatttatttaaaatatttttttaatttaattgcattttattttaattaaaatttttatttatttttaataatttttttttattaatttaatttaattaattttttttattattattaattaatttttatttttcattatttaaaaaaaaatttaaaaaaatttgtcgaattttttaaattttattttatttttatttatttaaaattttattttaaatttttaaatttatttaatttattttaaactatatgttcaaaaaaaatttattttttttaaaaattcgacgaatttttttttttttttaatttaaaaaaataattgtttgaaaataaataatataaaatttttgtaaaaataataaaaaaaattgttttagtttttttttaataatttttttaaataaatttaatttttaaaaaatattatttttaattttaaaattaatttttaattaaattttttttaattttaatttttaaattaattatcattaatttttttatttagtatttttttttaaccttaatttttaatttaaattttttcaaaaacttataaaaactTCCATAAAAAGccattaaaaaatccaaaacaagTAAAATCGCGAAGAAATGCAATattatcaacaaaatttatcttaaaaataatatttatgctCATTTGTGTTGTAAATTTATCGTGCGATTAAAGCGATATGTTGATGGGACAACGACGCATCGACCGAACCTGCACGAGAAGAGAAAGCATGATTCGCAAAGAAAATGGTGATTAGCGTGAATATTAGAAAGGTTGCTGCGATCGGTCAAGATACAATGCGCGTGTTACTTTGATTAGGCAAAAGTTTCTCCATCATATATGTgcctttttatatataaatatttgaaaggtCAAAAAATCTCCAACATGCATgttataatgaaatttaattaactaaaatgaagataaaaaaGTCGCAAACGGTACTCgtcaagtaataaataaataactgacaaagcaaaaaaaaaattaacaacgtGAGATTTTTTCGCAACAAACACATCGCAAGCCGCCGCACcggcaaaatttaaatgtttatttccacgataaagttaaaaaaaatatttaatttaacccAGGTCTTGAAACATGTAACAATGTGTACATAAACTTACACGTTTTTCCATGTTcaaacatcacaaaaaaaacatttaagacAATTTGTACCGTTTGCGAGTGATGAAATGCAcgagaaacaacaaaattatcGCCGACAGTCTCCGGTCAGACGTGTGCCAAACTTGGATGAGGCAACAATTCGCACAAAAACAAACTATTAGAAGGCGCGGACGTCAATCAACTGTAACAAAAACTGCtcaataaacaaattatactaaattgagatattttttattgacctGATGATCGCTAATAACCGctatatttgtaaaataagtgtttaaatattttttttttttgttttgaatgaaTTCGCAAGAACGGACAGGTGAAATGAAAACAATAATAAgattatgaataataaaaatatttgatggatGATTAGGTTTTGTaatatctttttttcgttataaatttaatgatcaaCAATTACcggaaaaaatatgttttcctGCGaagttaatttgtttttcatgaattttaagaatttaatcaaGCGGAAAATTGAACGTTTCGGAAGTTTAATCATTTATTAGTCAATTAAGTTGCGGCGTTCTGAGGAAATGTCGGTCTTCTTCTGGGTAAAACAATAATTGATGGTTAGAATTGCAACCGCGCAGGAagttaaatatgtttttaaatcttgattacataaaaataataaattaaaggatggaaaatttttactattgcAAGAGGtcgttaatattaaaaataatatcttaaaaattgtgaaataaaatatttgaaaattttttttaattttaatattaaagaaaaacttaacataaaataaaatattttttacaatattttaaattaatttttattttttttttcaattgaaaaatatttaattataacttttaaaatatatttttaatataaaaaaaattaaaataaaaaatattaataaaaggtcaataaaagataatataaaatattattaaaaatattaataaaataccaattaaaggttaaaaaaatttttaagaataaaaaattttcataattcttgtttttaaattgaaatttgcaattaggtatttaattattttttataatttaataaattttaaattatttttttaattaagaaatatattattttattttatattttttaaataaaaattttaattttaagtttatatgattaaaaaaattattttacaaaatataaaatatataattttgataaattaaaattatttaatattaattaaattaaattattaattttaaatgtattaaattaatttaatgcaataaataaataatttgttttttaaaaatttctcaatatttcaaaaatcatttataaatatatcaacaaaatatcgttaaaaatcccaaaattatGATCAAAGAGTTCGTTAACATCAATCTTCTCcttcaataaacaaaaaattaatcaatgatGTTTCAGTTTGTTTTGCATACCAAATCAAACGTTAcgaaattcatcgaaaaacaAACCAAAACAATCATCAATTTATCACCActcacaataaaatttattttttttttgcgaattcaAGTTTCAGTCAGGCAATGTTGTTGCTTGCAAACGTGAGAAAATGCCTAACATAACAAAATATGGTCGCCATTGTGATGGTTCGTCTAATAAAAATACTACAACTTGTAACATATCTTTTGTATATAAACTTATAAATAATTgactaacaaaacaaaaatgaattgcgtattttcaatttatttacaattagtTCCACATTTATGAGGGCAATCTTGTCACTGCGATTCGTTACTCAGAAGAAAAAACGTGCGATTGTTctttcaagaaatattttaaaaaataaaaaacaaataaatgtgtAGAATTACAAAGTATTATAAATAGTTCAATCTTTTTCTGCGGAAAAGTCGTCAACTGTAACACTTTTTGCTCGAACAAGTTCTTGTTTGATGAACATTTGAATAT
The sequence above is drawn from the Culicoides brevitarsis isolate CSIRO-B50_1 chromosome 1, AGI_CSIRO_Cbre_v1, whole genome shotgun sequence genome and encodes:
- the LOC134827351 gene encoding molybdenum cofactor synthesis protein cinnamon; translation: MSEYEYVVLTVSDSCYHGSATDKSGPALEELLKQNFGATKILRGVVPDEASKIIEVLLIFADEQKANVIITTGGTGFGPRDVTPEATRQVIYKEAPQLAYLMIANQMSNLGADKKNKMVALSRAVCGIRNQTLIINMPGSVKAVTECFEAIKEIIPHAVQLIVNDLSNVKSTHEYVQSAGCHSHRHHHHGIHHHTHVCPNKTNTGAKDDRNSEYPMIEVDRAQDIIFENTNKFAPVQSFASGVDIPPFRASIKDGYAVKASGGKGVKKVLGYINAGNKINTSELKDNECFKINTGAPVPANCDAIVQIEDTKLIKEENGIEKEVEILIQPTKNLDIRDVGTDLKKATKLFAHRRPLSTVEHAILASVGQIAVSDWKPRIAVFSTGDELLTPESSPVEGKIFDSNTTMITGLLKDFGFDATLTRILCDTKEDIELAINEAEKLGCHAIISSGGVSMGDKDYIKPMLLERGFNIKFGRVNMKPGKPMTFGFNSEKRIQFYGLPGNPVSAFVTFHLFVLPGLRKMSADEDEEAKVRLPIITVELLNEKYVLDSRPEYARALIVSKNGKLYAEITGNQISSRLMSVMNADVLLHLPGATEERPAVTRGTILKASVLKHDFISRYE
- the LOC134827353 gene encoding estradiol 17-beta-dehydrogenase 2; the protein is MDPQTALVLTIQLLALFSIAGALLLYLLCKVKGTRVTSMGPQLGSILITSADSALGLQLCTFLAGRGLRVFAGLKDPHDSLPAKLLKRWVKERESSTSEEKLPGTIVPMKIDVTREDIMREAAESMGAYMSANERGILAVINNAGSVHKGRIDLQDSAQWENMFKNNVMGCLRTARAFIGLLRPTRGRLIFLGSGSVGDGLTAFAASRNAVEGCADALREELKPYGVSVVTLDTHGLSAESLFRAPIPQSQNISDNMPTQYSAQILTTGQLNTIEKALWDARPHKTYTLSVPNTKFQLNLPCRNSFRFTKQEDTVRQTMQTV